A region of Reichenbachiella carrageenanivorans DNA encodes the following proteins:
- the rocD gene encoding ornithine--oxo-acid transaminase yields the protein MVKEITSEQAIALEDKYGAHNYHPLPVVLSRGEGVYVWDVEGKKYYDFLSAYSAVNQGHCHPKIVEALTKQAQTLTLTSRAFYNDTLGEYEKYMSEFFGFDKILPMNTGAEAVETAIKLTRKWAYEVKGTPENEAKIIVCEDNFHGRTTTIISFSNDPDAQKNFGPYTGGFVKIPHNDIDALKEALKDPNVAGFLVEPIQGEAGVFVPDEGYLTAAKAACTAANALFIADEVQTGIARTGKILACDHENVKPDMVILGKALSGGVYPVSAVMADDRIMNVIKPGQHGSTFGGNPIAAKVAMAALDVVVEEKLAENSEKLGEIFRARMNKFIETTDMVSLVRGKGLLNAIIINDTPDSSTAWDICVALKDNGLLAKPTHGNIIRFAPPLVMTEEQLHECCDIIEKTINTFKK from the coding sequence TCATCCATTACCTGTAGTACTTTCTCGTGGCGAAGGTGTATATGTATGGGATGTAGAAGGTAAAAAATATTACGATTTCCTTTCTGCCTACTCAGCAGTCAACCAAGGACACTGCCACCCCAAAATCGTAGAAGCACTAACCAAGCAAGCACAAACCTTGACTTTGACCTCACGGGCTTTTTACAATGACACCCTAGGCGAATATGAAAAGTATATGTCTGAGTTTTTTGGCTTCGACAAAATCTTGCCGATGAATACTGGTGCCGAAGCGGTAGAAACAGCCATCAAACTGACCCGTAAGTGGGCATACGAAGTAAAAGGCACGCCAGAAAACGAAGCCAAAATCATCGTGTGCGAAGACAACTTCCACGGGCGTACCACCACGATCATTTCGTTTTCTAACGACCCAGACGCACAGAAAAACTTTGGCCCATACACTGGCGGATTTGTCAAGATCCCTCACAACGACATCGATGCTTTGAAAGAAGCACTGAAAGATCCTAATGTAGCTGGATTCCTAGTAGAGCCGATCCAAGGCGAAGCGGGTGTATTCGTACCAGACGAAGGATATTTGACCGCAGCCAAAGCAGCATGTACTGCTGCCAATGCACTCTTCATCGCAGATGAAGTGCAAACAGGCATTGCCCGTACAGGTAAAATACTAGCCTGTGATCATGAAAATGTGAAGCCTGACATGGTCATCCTAGGCAAGGCACTTTCTGGTGGCGTATATCCAGTATCTGCTGTGATGGCCGACGATCGTATCATGAATGTGATCAAGCCTGGGCAGCATGGATCTACATTCGGTGGCAACCCAATCGCAGCCAAAGTAGCCATGGCTGCACTCGACGTAGTGGTAGAAGAAAAGCTAGCTGAGAATTCTGAAAAACTAGGAGAGATCTTCAGAGCTCGAATGAACAAATTCATCGAGACTACTGATATGGTCAGTTTGGTGAGGGGCAAAGGTCTGCTCAACGCCATCATCATCAACGACACGCCCGACAGCTCTACGGCCTGGGATATCTGCGTAGCGCTAAAAGATAACGGCTTGCTCGCCAAGCCGACGCATGGTAATATCATCCGATTTGCCCCTCCGTTGGTCATGACCGAAGAGCAACTCCACGAGTGCTGCGACATTATTGAAAAAACGATAAATACTTTCAAAAAGTAA
- a CDS encoding sll1863 family stress response protein gives MSTDHQGQVEKILKELGKRIDDLILEAKDAKDDIRDEVEDKIKELKKKKSKLDDEYQTFKEKNEGKWAEIKTHLSSAADEIKLAAEAAFRKKNG, from the coding sequence ATGAGTACAGACCATCAAGGACAAGTTGAAAAAATTTTAAAGGAGCTCGGCAAACGAATAGACGACCTGATCTTAGAAGCCAAAGATGCGAAAGATGACATACGTGATGAAGTAGAAGACAAAATCAAAGAGCTAAAAAAGAAGAAAAGCAAGCTCGACGACGAATACCAGACCTTCAAAGAAAAAAATGAGGGCAAATGGGCAGAAATAAAAACGCACCTAAGTTCTGCAGCTGATGAGATCAAACTAGCAGCCGAAGCGGCATTCAGAAAAAAGAATGGATAA
- a CDS encoding ABC-F family ATP-binding cassette domain-containing protein yields the protein MPPIALSVEKLSKSFNEKQLFENITFGIEQGQKVALVGVNGCGKSTLLNIVAKKLNPDEGVVSFSRDLKVSILDQAPDLSGYHTVLDSIFESSHPAAKVLNEYWKLIEKPEPTEQELKKVEGLIEKIDTLNAWDYEYRLKEILGKLGITDLNQPIKDMSGGQQKRIALAKALLDEPDFLVLDEPTNHLDLDIIEWMEEYLSSQNLAILMVTHDRYFLDKVCNQILEIDQGQIFKYNGNYSQFLEKKSEREEWQQQAKDKAKNLLSKELEWMRRQPKARGTKAKYRIDAFYDTKEKANVDLRKSEMEIKISGKRQGKKILELDKVSKSFGDKPIFADFSHIFTRGEKVGVVGKNGCGKSTFLNVLTGVLEADSGKIDKGINTAFGYYTQDTIQEDGGKTVIDAIKEIAEVITLEDGSTVTASQLLNQFLFPPKSQYSHISKLSGGEKRRLQLLKVLMANPNFLILDEPTNDLDIVTLNILEDYLQNFGGCLLIVSHDRYFMDKLVDHLFVLDEGVKVRDFHGNYTDYRLEPVEKKTPSKTATPTKQEAPVKAEEKRKLTYKEKQEFESIEKEMPKLEARKEELAGLLNSGETDHIQLTEWSNEVEQIVEKLDELEIRWLELSEMA from the coding sequence ATGCCCCCAATCGCACTATCAGTAGAAAAACTCAGTAAGAGTTTCAACGAAAAACAACTTTTTGAGAATATCACCTTTGGGATCGAACAAGGCCAAAAAGTGGCACTCGTAGGTGTGAATGGCTGTGGCAAATCTACGCTACTCAATATCGTAGCCAAAAAACTAAATCCCGACGAAGGTGTGGTGTCCTTTTCTAGAGATTTGAAAGTTTCGATTTTAGATCAAGCACCAGATCTCAGTGGGTATCATACCGTATTGGATTCTATTTTCGAATCGTCGCACCCTGCGGCAAAAGTGCTCAATGAGTATTGGAAACTGATAGAAAAACCCGAACCAACCGAACAAGAACTCAAAAAAGTGGAAGGACTCATCGAGAAGATCGATACCCTAAACGCTTGGGATTATGAGTACAGACTCAAAGAAATACTAGGCAAACTGGGCATCACCGATCTCAATCAGCCCATCAAAGACATGTCTGGCGGACAACAAAAGCGTATCGCTTTGGCGAAAGCCCTGCTCGACGAGCCAGACTTTCTGGTACTCGATGAACCCACCAACCACCTCGACCTAGACATCATCGAGTGGATGGAAGAATACCTCTCCTCGCAGAATCTGGCCATTCTGATGGTGACTCACGACAGATACTTTCTCGACAAAGTATGCAATCAAATTCTAGAAATAGACCAAGGGCAGATATTCAAATACAATGGCAACTACAGTCAGTTTCTAGAGAAAAAATCTGAGCGAGAAGAGTGGCAGCAACAAGCCAAAGACAAAGCCAAAAACCTGCTTTCCAAAGAACTGGAATGGATGCGCCGACAGCCAAAAGCACGTGGCACCAAGGCCAAATACAGAATAGACGCCTTCTACGACACCAAAGAAAAAGCCAATGTAGACTTGCGCAAGTCTGAAATGGAAATCAAAATAAGCGGTAAACGGCAGGGCAAGAAAATATTGGAACTCGACAAGGTGTCCAAATCCTTTGGAGACAAACCCATATTTGCTGACTTCTCACACATCTTCACCCGAGGCGAAAAAGTAGGCGTAGTGGGCAAAAATGGCTGTGGCAAGTCCACCTTCCTCAACGTACTCACAGGTGTATTAGAAGCCGATTCTGGCAAAATTGACAAAGGTATCAACACGGCCTTTGGCTACTATACGCAGGACACTATCCAAGAAGACGGCGGCAAAACGGTGATTGATGCCATCAAAGAAATAGCGGAAGTAATCACCCTAGAAGATGGCAGCACAGTCACTGCATCCCAACTGCTCAATCAGTTCCTTTTTCCTCCTAAATCTCAATATTCGCATATTTCTAAACTGAGCGGTGGAGAAAAAAGGAGGCTGCAATTGCTCAAAGTATTGATGGCCAATCCTAATTTTCTAATTCTGGATGAACCTACCAATGATTTGGACATAGTAACGCTGAACATACTGGAAGACTATCTCCAGAATTTTGGCGGATGCTTACTCATCGTATCTCACGACAGGTACTTTATGGACAAATTGGTAGATCACCTATTTGTGCTAGACGAAGGAGTAAAGGTTCGTGATTTTCATGGCAACTATACCGACTATCGTCTAGAACCTGTAGAGAAAAAAACGCCCTCCAAAACCGCTACTCCAACCAAACAAGAAGCACCAGTAAAGGCCGAAGAAAAGCGAAAACTCACCTACAAAGAAAAACAAGAGTTTGAGTCTATAGAAAAAGAAATGCCCAAGCTCGAAGCCAGAAAAGAAGAATTGGCTGGCCTGCTCAACTCTGGCGAAACAGATCATATCCAACTGACCGAATGGTCTAACGAGGTAGAGCAAATCGTAGAAAAACTTGACGAGTTGGAAATACGCTGGTTAGAATTGTCAGAGATGGCCTAA
- a CDS encoding uridine kinase family protein yields MTTPYIVGITGGSASGKTLLLNELRKPFKDDELCVLSQDNYYRPMQEQLVDDHGVENFDIPSSIDHEAFARDIARLKRGETVELYEYTFNKANQEPKVLVHKPAPIIVIEGIFVFYYQEVVDQLDLKVFVDAREYLMIKRRILRDAKERGYDLDDVLYRFENHIMPAYKKYIKPFKHDSDIIIPNNNDSFKNGLGVLTGFLKGKI; encoded by the coding sequence ATGACCACTCCGTATATCGTCGGTATCACTGGCGGCAGTGCCTCAGGAAAAACCCTTTTGCTTAACGAACTTAGAAAACCATTTAAGGATGATGAGTTGTGCGTGTTGTCGCAAGACAACTATTATCGCCCGATGCAAGAGCAGCTAGTGGATGATCATGGGGTGGAAAATTTTGATATTCCTAGTTCGATAGATCATGAGGCTTTTGCGAGAGATATCGCTCGGCTGAAGCGGGGCGAAACGGTGGAACTATACGAATACACCTTCAATAAGGCCAATCAAGAGCCAAAGGTGCTTGTTCACAAGCCTGCGCCTATAATAGTGATTGAAGGCATTTTTGTCTTCTATTATCAGGAAGTGGTAGATCAGCTAGATTTGAAGGTTTTTGTAGATGCTAGAGAGTATTTGATGATCAAGCGTAGAATACTGCGTGATGCGAAGGAGAGAGGATATGATTTGGATGATGTACTCTATCGATTCGAAAACCACATCATGCCAGCATATAAGAAGTATATCAAGCCATTCAAACACGATTCGGATATCATCATCCCAAATAACAATGACTCGTTCAAAAATGGACTGGGTGTACTTACAGGTTTTTTGAAAGGAAAGATCTAA